Below is a genomic region from Candidatus Binatia bacterium.
GGTACCCTATTCGCGGGACCTTCGCCGACTGCTGCGCGTCGGCGGTTGCCGCCCCACCAAGCACAGCGATGACTGGAAGGAACAGAAATATCTTTTTCATCGCTTCTCTCTGGAAGTGCTGAGTGCCGAGGGGGATGAGTGCTGAGTTTTTTTTCATCCCGACCTCAGTCCTCAGCACTCATAGCCCAGCACTGCTCTATGCGCTTTGCTCCATGCCTTGCGCCTTCCGCCTCAACCGAGCAGCTTTTTGATCTTTATCATCAACTCGTTCTCATCGACGGGTTTCGCGATGTAATCGTCGCAGCCGGCCTCGCGCGCCGTGATCTCGTCGCCGACCATGGCGTGCGAAGTCACCGCGATCACTGGAATGTGCTTCAGATCGCCTTTTGCTTTGATTTTCCGCGTCGCCTCCCAACCGTCCATCACGGGCATGCCGAGGTCCATAAGTATCAGATCGGGCTTCTCCCGTTCCGTAGCCTTCACCGCCTGCTCTCCGTCCACGGCTTGCGCGAGGTCGTAATCGTCTTCCAGAAGCTGGACGAGCAAGTCGCGGTTCCACTCGGTGTCGTCGACAATCAAGATTTTCTTTCGTGACATAAGCTTTCCTCCTCTGCCATCAGCCGTTTTAGATTTGGCCTTGGCGGGATCTCCCTTGCTTTGTTGCATTCTCCTTGTCCGACCCTCTCCCTGTGGGAGAGGGACCGGGTGAGGGGTCAAGCGCAGGCTTCGAGTCGTCTACGGCCTGCATGATCTGTTGCAAAACCGCGTCGATATCTTCCATCACTTCGTTGTCCCAAAAGCGTAAGACTCTGTAGCCAAAAGAAACCAGGACGGCTGACCTCCTCTGGTCCGCAGCAGTCTGCCTAGCGTGCTGCCCCCCGTCGAGCTCTATGACCAAACGATGTTCAAAGCAGCAAAAGTCGACGATGAAGGAGCCGATTGGATACTGGCGGCGAAATTTAACGCCACAAAGCTGACGTGCACGGAGACGGGTCCACAGTCTTCTCTCCGCCTCGGTTTGATCACGACGCAGTCGGCGAGCTCGTTCCCTGAGAGTTGTGGAGCTTGGTTCCACCAGTTCCCTCACCCTGACCCTCTCCCTGAGGGAGAGGGAATTGTAAGAGTCGATCCAAAATCAAAAATGGCGTCCCTTTTATGCCTCACGCTTCACGCCTTACGCTTCACGTTTCAGCTTTTACTCCTTCCGGTTGCTTATAGATCATGGGCAGCGTGATGGTGAATTTCGATCCCTTGCCCGCCTCGCTCTCGACGCCGATATCGCCGCCCATGAGAATCACAAACTTTCTGACGATCGCGAGCCCCAGGCCCGTGCCGCCGTACCTTCGCGTGCTCGACATATCCGCCTGGCGGAACTCGTCGAAGATGTAGTCGAGCGCTTCTTTCTTCATTCCGATCCCGCTGTCGGAAACCGTGAGCTTCAGATTGCCGTTTTCCTGCCACGCCGAAACTTTGATCTCGCCTTTCTCGGTGAACTTCACGGCGTTGCTCAAGAGGTTAAGGACCACCTGCTTCAGCTTGTCGCGGTCTGTTTTCATCGGCGGGATGCCTGGGGCAAGTTCGGTAACCAGACGGACTTTACCGTCCTTCAACATCGGTTCCACGGTTGACGTCGCCACTCGAAGGATGTCATCCAACTTGAACGTCTCGGCGTAGATTTCCATTCGGCCCGACTCGACCTTGGCCAGGTCGAGCAGCCCGTTGATCAGGTTGAGCAGATGCTCCGAGCTGATAAGAACTTTCTGCAGATTTTCTTTTTGCAGGTCCGCGATCTGCCCCTCGACTTTACGCAGCACCAGCCGGGTAAAACCGATAATGGAATTCAAAGGCGTCCGCAGCTCGTGGCTTACGTTGGCGAGGAACTGCGACTTGTGGCGGTTGGCCGCTTCGAGCTGCTGATTCTTTTCTTGGATTTCCTGGAACAACCGGACATTCTCAATGGCGATCACGGCCTGATCGGCGAAGGTTTTGACCAGCTCAATCTGCCGCTCCGTGAACGGCTCGACAACGTCGCGCCAAATGGAAATGACTCCGATCGGGGTTCCTTCTCGCAGCAGCGGCACTGCAAGCACCGTTCGTGCTCCCGTGAGGACCGCCAGCGGGGAAGGATCAACCTGTGCTTGCACATCAAGTACATGAGCGGGCTTTTTCTCAATAAATGCGCGCCGTGTATCTGCCTTGACAGTGGAGGCTCGGAGAGTAGCGATCTGTTCAGGCGTTTCACCGTAACTGGCAACCAGTTGGAGTAGCTCGCCGTCGAACTGGCGGATGTGACCTTGCTTGGCGCCGGCAAGCTTCACAGCGTTTTCTATGACCGTATCGAGCACGGGCTGCACGTCGGTTGGCGAACCGGCAATGACGCGCAGCACCTCGCCCGTCGCAGTCTGCTGTTCCAGTGCCTCGGTGAGATCGCGATTCTTCTCCCGGATCTCCTGGAACAGCCGCACGTTCTCGATGGCGATCACCGCCTGGTCGGCGAACGTCTTGAGCAGGGCGATCTGCTTCTCCGTGAAAGGTCGGACCTCCGTACGGCGGATTGTGATTGCCCCAATAGGCATGCCCTCTCGAAGCAGTGGCGTGACCAGAATTGTGCGGGTGCCAAAGCGCTCCGCGTATTCCCTGGAATCCGGGAATCTGATCTCAAGCTCCTGCTTAAGATCGTGAACATGGAGGGTTTGTCGCTCGATGATGACGCGGCCAGTCACTGAATACTGGCTGATCGGCATGACTTCTCCGGGTTTTTCCATCGAGCCGAAGGAAGCCACGTGGCGCATCGAGCCGTCTTCGACTAACCGGATCTGAGCGTCGTTCGCATCACAGAGTCGCGCAGCCCTCTGAGCAATAGCGTCCAGCACTGGTTGCAGATCCGTCGGCGAGCTGGCTATCACGCCCAAGATCTCACTCGTGGCAGTCTGCTGTTCCAGAGATTCGGTGAGCTCTCTTGTTCGCTCTTCGACTTTATGCTCAAGCCCGGCGTAGGACTCCTGGAGCTGCGCGGTCATCTTGTTGAACTCGTCTGCAAGAGCTTCGATCTCGTCGCCCGTCTTGACCTCAAGACGATAGCCCAGCTCGCCGCTGCCGATCCGCTCCACTCCTTTACGCAGCGTACCGAGAGGCTGAATTACGCGACGCGCCACGAAGAAGCTGGCGAACAGCGCCATGCCGAGCCCGATCAAGAGCAGAGTGGAAGTCCGGACCATCGAGGCGTAGAGCGTCTCGTAAGCCTCCTCGATGGGTCGCTCCAGCATGACCGCCCAGTCCAGAGTCGGAATCAGCGCAAAAGAGCTCAGCACCTCCTTGCCTTGTAGGTTTTGCGCTACAATGGCGTTCCGTCTCGGTATGCCGGGGCCGGTCTGGAAAGCCGCCTTGACTTGATCGAGTTGGGCGACGTTGCGTCGTTGGAGAACGAGGCTGATATCCGGGTGAGCGATCAGCTCGCCGCTACGCGTGACGGCATAAGCGTATCCAGCCTTTCCCACGGTAATACTTGAGACCACGTCGCCGATGTACTTGAGGTTGACCTCGGCCTGGAGCACGCCGATCACGTCGCCGGCGAAGCGCTCGATCGGCACGGCGATCGTCATGTAAGGCTCCGAGCCGCGCACGAAATGGACCGGACCGAAGTACGACTTGCCCTGCCTTGCCTGTTTGAAAGAAGGAGTGACCGAAAGATCTTTTTTCGCTTCAGGAAGCACGGTTCGGAGCCGCGACGCTTGCACGCGGATCGCGCCGTTCTCGTCGAGCGCTATCGCCTCGGTCATCGCGGGCGCGATCAACAGAAGTTTTTCCAGCTCGAAGCGAAATTCCGGCGTGAGTCCCCTGGGCGCGATCTCGCGGCTGCGCGTCGCTCCCTTCAAAGTATTATGGATCTCTTGAACGAAGCGCTCGATCTTGAAGGCGGCGCCGGCCGCGACTTCCCGTTGATAGAGACCCAATTGCTCCCGGCTCTCTTGGTAGCGGAAGTAGATCTCGACCAGGCCGCTTGCGATCAATCCCCCGCCGACCAACACCACGGAGATGAGAAAGTAATCGCGCACCAGCCGCCCGCGCGGCCGCCGGCGAAAGATTCGACCCAGGCGCAGGAGTCTTTGTTGCATCCTTGTCATCTTACCCTACTCATCAGGGGCTTTGCATCCTTCTTCTTCCGCCTTGCCGCCATTGCGGCCTGATTTCACTTGATCACCTTGTTCGCTCGCGCCAGGACGTTCGGCGGTATCGAGAGACCGAGCTCCTTTGCAGTCTTTAAGTTGATCGCAAGCTCCACGTCCTCGACCGTCTCGATGCGAAGGTCGCGCGGGTGCGCGCCGGCGAGAATTTTTTGCACGTACTTGGCCGAAAGCCGGCCGATCTCGTAGTAGTTCTGGCCGTAGCTGGCCAGCCCGCCCTTGGCGACGAGACTCCGCTCATGGAACATCGTCGCCAACCTCTTGGACCGCGCTGTGTCTATAATCAATTGAGCCTGGCTAACGACCCTCGCGTCCGAGGTGTAGAAATAAGCGTCGGCCTCGCCGGGTTTGAGTTCCTGCAGCGCCTTCTGCAGTTCCTTGACGGAAGCAACGTGCTTCTCGACAAACTTGAGGCCCAGGCGCTGGGCCTCGGTCCGGCCCAATTTGGCTGCCTCCACCGCGATACGGTTGCCAGGGTCGTAGAATGTCAGCACTCGACTCACCTTTGGCAGAATCTCCTTTAGGATCTCCAGACGCTTCGCCGTGAGGTCACCGACCAGATAGTGAATTCCGGTAAGCCTTCCTCCGGGTTTCACAAAGCTATCCACCAGTCCGCCGACAACTGGATCGCTCCCCATACCAAAAACGATCGCTACATTCGTGGTTGCCTTTTTCGCCGCGATAACGACTGAACTGCCAAGCGCATATATCAGGTTGACTTTCTCCCGCTCGAAATTCCTCGCAGCCTCCTCCGCCGCCTTCGCGTCACCCTTCGTATCCCGAATCGCAAGCGAATATTGCTTGTCCTCTTCAAGCCTGAGCTCCCTCAGCCCTTCTTTCAGCCCGTCGATCGTCTCGTACAACGGCCCCCCCGGGAGCAGAACGCCGATGCGAGCGGTCTTCGCCTGCTGCGCCTGAGCGAACGGAACAATAGACGGTAGCGCGGCGGTAAGTAGACAGATGATGATTTTCCTGTTCATAGTTTTTCCTGTTTGCTATTTTGTGTTGTATCTCGCCTCACCCTTCACACTTCACGCCTCACGGCCCTGTCCCGAGCTCGTCGAAGGATCATTTGATCACCCTGTCCGCCCTTGCCAGCACGTTGGGCGGAATCGTCAGGCCGATCTGCTTGGCGGCCTTCAGATTGATCACCAGCTCGAACTTCGTCGGCTGCTCGACAGGCAAGTCGGCGGGCTTGGTGCCCTTGAGAATTTTGTCAACAAAATATGCGGCACGGTGAAACTGATAGCGGAAGTCGATTCCATACGACATCAGTCCGCCTTCATCCACATATTCCCGCCTGTCGTAAATTGCCGGCAAACGGTTCTTCGTCGTGAATTCGATAAAGCGCGGACGCTGCGAGGCAAAAAAAGCATCGGGGACGATGATAAGTGCGCCGGCGCGCTCCCGAACGATCGACGAAAATGCATTCTCGAGATCGTTTGGCCTTTGTGCCTTCAAGAATTGTAGCGTCAGGCCCAGCGCTGGCGCCGCAGCTTCGATTTCCTTCACCGAGCCGCCGCCCGGATTTGCGGGATTGGAGAGCACCGCGACCCGTGAGAGTCGCGGAAGTGTTTCCTTGAGTAACTCCAAGCGCTTGCCGCTCA
It encodes:
- a CDS encoding ABC transporter substrate-binding protein: MNRKIIICLLTAALPSIVPFAQAQQAKTARIGVLLPGGPLYETIDGLKEGLRELRLEEDKQYSLAIRDTKGDAKAAEEAARNFEREKVNLIYALGSSVVIAAKKATTNVAIVFGMGSDPVVGGLVDSFVKPGGRLTGIHYLVGDLTAKRLEILKEILPKVSRVLTFYDPGNRIAVEAAKLGRTEAQRLGLKFVEKHVASVKELQKALQELKPGEADAYFYTSDARVVSQAQLIIDTARSKRLATMFHERSLVAKGGLASYGQNYYEIGRLSAKYVQKILAGAHPRDLRIETVEDVELAINLKTAKELGLSIPPNVLARANKVIK
- a CDS encoding response regulator, with amino-acid sequence MSRKKILIVDDTEWNRDLLVQLLEDDYDLAQAVDGEQAVKATEREKPDLILMDLGMPVMDGWEATRKIKAKGDLKHIPVIAVTSHAMVGDEITAREAGCDDYIAKPVDENELMIKIKKLLG
- a CDS encoding ABC transporter substrate-binding protein, with translation MKTGSRLRQKDWRISLKLKQALGNRKKLKFVCYAFCVSLLALSFPARAQQSTRVRQIGFLCPAKCAQPEHDSFRDGLRELGYIEGRDIAITRRAGESIPDRLHALAAELVRLKVDVIVTASTSAIRAVKQATSTIPIVFASAGDPVATGLVASLAKPGGNVTGITILSPELSGKRLELLKETLPRLSRVAVLSNPANPGGGSVKEIEAAAPALGLTLQFLKAQRPNDLENAFSSIVRERAGALIIVPDAFFASQRPRFIEFTTKNRLPAIYDRREYVDEGGLMSYGIDFRYQFHRAAYFVDKILKGTKPADLPVEQPTKFELVINLKAAKQIGLTIPPNVLARADRVIK
- a CDS encoding endonuclease domain-containing protein; this translates as MRELVEPSSTTLRERARRLRRDQTEAERRLWTRLRARQLCGVKFRRQYPIGSFIVDFCCFEHRLVIELDGGQHARQTAADQRRSAVLVSFGYRVLRFWDNEVMEDIDAVLQQIMQAVDDSKPALDPSPGPSPTGRGSDKENATKQGRSRQGQI
- a CDS encoding ATP-binding protein, whose amino-acid sequence is MQQRLLRLGRIFRRRPRGRLVRDYFLISVVLVGGGLIASGLVEIYFRYQESREQLGLYQREVAAGAAFKIERFVQEIHNTLKGATRSREIAPRGLTPEFRFELEKLLLIAPAMTEAIALDENGAIRVQASRLRTVLPEAKKDLSVTPSFKQARQGKSYFGPVHFVRGSEPYMTIAVPIERFAGDVIGVLQAEVNLKYIGDVVSSITVGKAGYAYAVTRSGELIAHPDISLVLQRRNVAQLDQVKAAFQTGPGIPRRNAIVAQNLQGKEVLSSFALIPTLDWAVMLERPIEEAYETLYASMVRTSTLLLIGLGMALFASFFVARRVIQPLGTLRKGVERIGSGELGYRLEVKTGDEIEALADEFNKMTAQLQESYAGLEHKVEERTRELTESLEQQTATSEILGVIASSPTDLQPVLDAIAQRAARLCDANDAQIRLVEDGSMRHVASFGSMEKPGEVMPISQYSVTGRVIIERQTLHVHDLKQELEIRFPDSREYAERFGTRTILVTPLLREGMPIGAITIRRTEVRPFTEKQIALLKTFADQAVIAIENVRLFQEIREKNRDLTEALEQQTATGEVLRVIAGSPTDVQPVLDTVIENAVKLAGAKQGHIRQFDGELLQLVASYGETPEQIATLRASTVKADTRRAFIEKKPAHVLDVQAQVDPSPLAVLTGARTVLAVPLLREGTPIGVISIWRDVVEPFTERQIELVKTFADQAVIAIENVRLFQEIQEKNQQLEAANRHKSQFLANVSHELRTPLNSIIGFTRLVLRKVEGQIADLQKENLQKVLISSEHLLNLINGLLDLAKVESGRMEIYAETFKLDDILRVATSTVEPMLKDGKVRLVTELAPGIPPMKTDRDKLKQVVLNLLSNAVKFTEKGEIKVSAWQENGNLKLTVSDSGIGMKKEALDYIFDEFRQADMSSTRRYGGTGLGLAIVRKFVILMGGDIGVESEAGKGSKFTITLPMIYKQPEGVKAET